CCAGCACGAGCAGCCGGCACTCGTGCAGCAGGGTCTCGTCGACACCCGGGTAGTGGTCGGCGACCGCCTCGGGTGCGTGGGCGAGGTCGAGCTCGACCGGCCCCCGGCAGCACGTCTCGAAGTCGATGAACAGCGGCCCGTCAGAGGTGTCGAGGACGTTGCCGGGGTGCGGCTCGCCGTGCAGCAGCTGCTGCCGCCCGCTGTGCTCGTCGAGGACGCGGCGACCCCGGCCCAGGACCTCGGTGAGCAGGGCCCGGTCACCGGCAGGGACCTCCCGCGTCCGGTCCGGAGCCTGGAGCACGCGCAGTGCATCCTCGACCCGGTGGACCGCGTGCGGCGCGTCGACGTCGAGTCTGCGGAACCCGGCGTGCAGCCTCGCGAGCGCATCCGCGTAGTCGCCGGGAGGCAGCGCCTTCCCTGTCGCAGCGTCGTAGGACGTCCACAGCGTGATGACGAAGCCGTTCCGCAGCCGCACGCCGGGCGCCACGCGCGGGTCGAGCGCCACCACCGGCGCACCCGCCAGGGCGAGCCCGCGCGCGACCTGCACCTCCAGCGCCGCGGCCTGCCGTCGCTCGGGCGCGATCCGCGCCACCACGTCGCACGGCAGGAGGCGCACGGTCAGCTTGTCGGAGTCGTTGAGGACCACCGTGTCGGTGACCGGCAGGCCGAGCTGCGAAGCGGTCGCGGTGGCCGCCGCCACGGCACGAGCGGCTTCCTCGGGGTGCATCAGCCCTGCGGACTCGACGGCCGCAGTGCGGCGACCGCCTTCGCGATGCGCTGCTCCGACACGGGGGTCGGTGTGCCCAGCTGCTGGGCGAACAGGCTGACCCTGAGCTCCTCGAGCATCCAGCGCACGGCGACGACGTCGGGGTCGCCGTGCCGCTCGCGCGGCAGCTTGGCGACGCGGTCGTCGTAGAGCTGGCGGGCGCGGGCGACCTGCGCCATACGTACGGCGTCGGCGCGCGGGTCGTCGGGCAACCGCTCCAGACGGCGGGTGACGGCCCGCAGGTAGCGCGGCAGGTGCGGCAGCTGGGAGAGCCCGGTGGCGGTCACGAACCCGTTGAAGACGAGATCGGAGAGCTGGCGCTGCACGTCGGAGAGCGCCGGCAGCAGGGCGACGCTCGTGATGCGCCGCAGGCGCGACTCCGCCTCGCGCACTGCGTCGAGCGCCTGCTCGACGTCGCCCAGGGCGCGCAGAACGGTGTCGGCGAGGTCGGCGCGCACGGCGTCGCGCAGGCGGCGGAAGGCCGGCTCGTCCCACGCCGGACCGCCGTGGCGGCGCACGAGCTCGTCGACCGACGCGACGGTGCAGTCGTCGAGCAGGGCGGCCACGCTGCCGTGCGGCGAGCGCGCGAGCACCAGCTTGCTGGAGTTGGACAGCCCGGACACGACCGGCTTGACCGGCGAGGGGATGCTGAGCAGGAGGAGCCGGCGCGTGCCCAGGGGCATCGCGTCGTGCTGCTCTCGAGCGGAGCTGAGCACCCGCAGCGCCACGGTGGCACCCTCGTCGACGAGCGAGGGGAAGCCCTCGACCTTGAGACCGCCGAGCACCTCAGTGGTCTTGCCTGGTATTACCCCTCCTGGCCAGTCGGTGAGACCGCTGCGCTCGAGGTCGCTCCCGGCGCGTGACAGGGTCGCCTGCACCGACGGCGCGAGCTTCGCCCTCAGGGCAGCGAGGTCCTTGCCCTCACCGAGCTTCTTGCCCTTGTCGTCGACGACGACGAAGGTCATCCGGAGGTGGCCGGGGAGCTTCGAGAGGTCCCAGTCGCCGCGGTCGAGCGGCACGCCGGCCATGCTCTCGAGCTCGCGCTCGAGCGCGTCGAGCAGCGGCTCCTTGCGCGGGACCATCCGGGGCAGCACAGCAGCGGCGTAGTTGGGGGCGGGCACGAAGCTGCGGCGGATCGCCTTGGGCAGCGAGCGGATCAGCTCGGTCACGACCTGCTCGCGCAGACCCGGAACCTGCCAGTCGAAGTCGTCGGCCCGCACGCGGTTGAGGGCGGCGATCGGGATCTGCGCGGTGACGCCGTCGTCGGCGGTGCCCGGCTCGAACGAGTAGGTCAGCGGGAAGACGAGGTCGCCCTGCCGCCACGCGTCGGGGTAGTCGGCGCCGACGTCGGTGCCCTCGGGTGCGCTCACGAGCATCTCGGGGGTGAAGGTCAGCAGGTCGGGCTGGTCCCGCTTGGTCTTCTTCCACCACGAGTCGAAGTGCCTGCCGGACACGACGTCCTTGCCGACGCGCGTGTCGTAGAAGTCGAAGAGCTCGTCGTCGCTGACGACGAGGCCACGACGGCGTACGCGGTGCTCGAGCTCCCCCGCCTCGGCCAGGAGGCTGCGGTTGTGCTCGAAGAACGCGTGGTGCGTGCGCCAGTCGCCCTCGACGAGCGCGTGCCGGATGAACATCTCTCGGCACAGCTGCGGGTCGACCTTCGAGTAGCCGACGCGGCGCTGCGCGACCAGCGGCAGGCCGTAGAGCAGCACGCGCTCGTAGGCCATCACCGCGGCGCGGTCCTTCGACCAGTGCGGCTCGCTGTAGGTGCGCTTGACGAGGTGCTCGGCGAGCTTCTCGGCCCACTCGGGCTCGATCTTGGCCGCCACGCGCCCGAACAGCCGCGAGGTCTCGACCAGCTCGGCGGCCATCACCCACTGCGGCTGCTTGCGCGCCAGCGCCGAGCCCGGCCACAGCGCGAAGCGCGCGCCGCGCGCGCCCTGGTAGTCGCGCGTCGACGCGTCGCGGAGTCCGAGGTGCGAGAGCAGCCCGGCGAGCAGGCTGAGGTGCACGCGCTGCGGGTCGGCCGGCTCCTCGTTGCGGGCGAGCCCGATCGAGCGCGCGGTCTGGCGCAGCTGGGAGAAGACGTCCTGCCACTCGCGCACCCGCAGGTAGTTGAGGAACTCGCTTCGGCACAGGCGCCGGAAAGCGCTGGACGACAGGGCGTCCTGCTGCTCCTGCACGTAGTCCCAGAGCCGCAGGATCGAGGCGAAGTCCGACTCCTTGTCGGCGAAGCGCGCGTGCTTCTCGTCGGCGGCCTGCTGCTTGTCGACAGGGCGTTCGCGCGGGTCCTGGATCGAGAGCGCGGCCGTGACGACCATGACCTCGCGCAGGCAGCCGTTGCGCTCGGCCTCCAGCACCATGCGCCCGAGGCGCGGGTCGAGCGGCAGCGCCGCGAGGCGGCGGCCGACGTCGGTCAGCGTACGGTTCGAGCCCTCCCCGGGCCCGAGCGCACCGAGCTCCTCGAGCAGGGCGACACCGTCGCGCACCTGTCGGCTGTCGGGCGGCTCGACGAACGGGAACCGCTCGATCTCGCCCAGGCCCAGCGCCGTCATCTGCAGGATGACCGAGGCGAGGTTGGTGCGCAGGATCTCGGGGTCGGTGAACTCGGGGCGCGAGTCGAAGTCGGCCTCGGAGTAGAGCCGGATGCAGACGCCGGCCTCGACGCGGCCGCAGCGGCCCTTGCGCTGGTTGGCCGACGCCTGCGACACCGGTTCGATCGGCAGTCGCTGCACCTTGAGCCGCGAGCTGTAGCGCGAGATGCGCGCGGTGCCGGGGTCGACGACGTAGCGGATGCCAGGCACCGTCAGCGAGGTCTCAGCGACGTTGGTCGCCAGCACGACGCGACGGCCGGTGTGCGAGGAGAAGACGCGGTGCTGCTCGGCGGCGGACAGCCGCGCGTAGAGCGGGAGGATCTCGGTGAAGCGGAGGTCGAGCTTGCCGAGAGCGTCTGCAGCGTCGCGGATCTCGCGCTCGCCGCTGAGGAAGACCAGGATGTCGCCCGGGCCTTCGGCGCTGAGCTCCTGCACGGCGTCGCCGATGGCCGTCATCAGGTCGCGCGGCTCGGTCCCCTCGGCGTCGTCGTCGTCGGCCGACTCCACGAGCGGGCGGTAGCGCGTCTCGACCGGGAAGGTGCGGCCCGAGACCTCGACGACGGGCGCGCCGTCGAAGTGCTGCGAGAAGCGCTCGGTGTCGATCGTCGCCGAGGTGACGACGACCTTGAGGTCGGGCCGGCGCGGCAGCAGCTGCTTGAGGTAGCCCAGCAGGAAGTCGATGTTGAGGCTGCGCTCGTGCGCCTCGTCGATGATGATCGTGTCGTAGGCGAGCAGGTCGCGGTCGTTCTGCAGCTCCGCCAGCAGGATGCCGTCGGTCATCACCTTGACCAGCGAGTCGCTGCCGCCGCGGTCGGTGAAGCGGACCTTGAAGCCGATCGACTCCCCCAGCTCCTGGCCGAGCTCCTCGGCGATGCGCTCGGCGACCGCCCGCGCCGCGATGCGGCGGGGTTGGGTGTGGCCGATGGTGCCGCGCACTCCTCTGCCGAGCTCGAGGCACATCTTGGGCAGCTGGGTCGTCTTGCCGGAGCCGGTCTCGCCGGCGACGATCACGACCTGGTTGTCGCGGATGGCGGCGAGGATGTCGTCGCGGCGCTGGCTGACCGGGAGGTCGGGGTAGCGGACGACGGGTACGGTCGCGGCGCGGTCCGCGAGCCGCTGCTCGGCGCTCGCGACGGCCTTCGCGACCTCGTCGAGCGCACCGGTACGCCGCGCCGCGTCGCGCACGCGGCGTGCACCGTCGAGCCGGCGCTGCAGGCGACGGGCGTCGCGGGTGGCCAAGCCGCGTACCCGGGTCTGCAGGTCGGAGACCGGGTTCTCGTGGACGCTCGCCATCTCGCTCTCGAGTCTAGGTGCCTCTGCGAGGTACCCCTCCTCGTGGCGGGTCGAGCGCCGTAGGCTGCGACGCACCCCGGTGCCGGTTGCCCGGGTCTACCGACGGCACAGCAGGAGGCACACGTGGTGGACAGCGGCGAAGGGGTGCGCTGGGGCATCGTCGGCACGGGCGGCATCGCCCGCGCCTTCGCGAAGGACCTGGCCCTGCTGCCGGACGCGGTGGTCGGCGCGGTCGGGTCGCGCTCGTCCGAGGGTGCCGACTCGTTCGCGGCCTTCCTCGAGGAGTCCACCGGCACCCGCGTCGCAGACGCCCACCGGCACGCGAGCTACGACGCCCTCGTGAGCGACGACGCCGTCGACGCGGTCTACGTCGCGACCCCGCACCCCGGCCACGCCGACGCCGCGCGCCTGGCCCTCGAGGCCGGCAAGGCGGTGCTGGTCGAGAAGCCCTTCACCCTCAACGCCGCCGAGGCGCAGGAGCTCGTCGACCTCGCGCGCTCGCGCGGCCAGTTCCTCATGGAGGCGATGTGGACCCGCTTCCTGCCCCACATGGGCCGGGTGCGCGAGATCCTCGCCTCCGGCTCCCTCGGCGACGTCGTGACCGTCACGGCCGACCACGGCCAGTGGTTCGAGGAGGACGCCTCGCACCGGCTGTTCGCCCCTGAGCTGGGCGGCGGAGCGCTGCTCGACCTCGGCATCTACCCCGTGTCGTTCGCGTCGTTCGTGCTCGGCACCCCCTCGCGGGTCACCGCGCGGTCGTCGGAGGCCTTCACCGGCGTCGACGCCAACACCTCGATCCTGCTCGAGCACGCCGGCGGGGCGTCGGCGCTGGTCAGCACGACGCTCTCGGCCGCCACGGCCAACGTCGCGGCGGTCAACGGCACCGAGGCGCGGATCGAGATCGACCGTACGTGGTACACCCCCACCTCCTTCCGCGTGACCTCGCGCGACGGCGAGGTGCTCGAGCGCTACGACCAGCCGCACGAGGGCCACGGGCTGCGCCACCAGGCGGCCGAGGTCGGTCGGTGCCTGGCGTCCGGCGCGCCGGAGAGCGAGCTGCTGCCTCTCGACGAGACCGTCGCGATCATGCGGACGCTCGACGAGGTGCGCAGCCAGATCGGGCTGGTCTACCCGCAGGAGCGCTGACACGCGGTACGCCGTGGCCGCCCGCTGCTGCTTTGCCCGCGCGGTCGACCGTTCGGGTCTTGCGGCTGCCTCGACCCTCCGGTAGCATTCGAACACACGTTCGAACGGCGGGTGGGGTGGTGGCGGTGGAGCGAGGTGCGGGGCCTTCTCTGGTCGACCTGATGCCGCCGCCGGACGCGACGTGGTTAGGGGAGCTGGTGGACCCGGAGCTCGTGGAGTGGGTCGACTGGTCGGACCCGCGCTGGGCCGACGAGCAGTGGACCCCCGAGTCGTCGATCCCGGAGGGCTCGTTCCCGGAGGAGCCGGGGCGGGTGGGCTGGGCGCCGGGCGATGAGCTTTTGCTGCAGCTGGCGGGCCCGGGCCGGGTGTCGGGCGAGGCGCTGGCCGGGGTGGCGCCCTCGCCGGGGCTGGTCGCGGCGTTGTGCACGCTGGACGACCCGCGGGACCCGGCCGCCGAGGTGTGGTGGATCGACCCGGGCGGCCCGCGGTGCGAGTCCCGGGCGCTCGACGAGGCCGAGCTGAGCGTGGGGGTCGCGCAGGCGTGGGACCGGGTCGCGGCGTGGGCGTGCGCGCAGCGGGAGACCGCGGTGCAGCGCGCCCGGGCGCTGATGGTCTCGATGCCGGCGCCGGACCCGGTGGGGGTGCCGCGCTGGTCCGGCGCGGAAGCCGCCGCCGGTGAGCTCGCCGCCGCGCTGCGGATCTCCCCGCGCTCGATCGACGCCCGCCTCGAGCGCGGCGCCCGCCTGCACGCCGCGCACCCGGGCACCCGGTGGCTGCTCGAACGCGGCCTGCTGACCTGGGCGCACGCCCAGGCGGTGGTCGAGGTGTGCGCGCCGCTGACCGACCCCGCGCACCTCGCGGCGGTCGAGGCGCGGGTACTTGCCGCCGCGCCGGAGCAGACCCCGGCGCAGCTGCGGCGCTCG
Above is a window of Motilibacter peucedani DNA encoding:
- a CDS encoding Gfo/Idh/MocA family protein, which encodes MDSGEGVRWGIVGTGGIARAFAKDLALLPDAVVGAVGSRSSEGADSFAAFLEESTGTRVADAHRHASYDALVSDDAVDAVYVATPHPGHADAARLALEAGKAVLVEKPFTLNAAEAQELVDLARSRGQFLMEAMWTRFLPHMGRVREILASGSLGDVVTVTADHGQWFEEDASHRLFAPELGGGALLDLGIYPVSFASFVLGTPSRVTARSSEAFTGVDANTSILLEHAGGASALVSTTLSAATANVAAVNGTEARIEIDRTWYTPTSFRVTSRDGEVLERYDQPHEGHGLRHQAAEVGRCLASGAPESELLPLDETVAIMRTLDEVRSQIGLVYPQER
- a CDS encoding phosphotransferase, with translation MHPEEAARAVAAATATASQLGLPVTDTVVLNDSDKLTVRLLPCDVVARIAPERRQAAALEVQVARGLALAGAPVVALDPRVAPGVRLRNGFVITLWTSYDAATGKALPPGDYADALARLHAGFRRLDVDAPHAVHRVEDALRVLQAPDRTREVPAGDRALLTEVLGRGRRVLDEHSGRQQLLHGEPHPGNVLDTSDGPLFIDFETCCRGPVELDLAHAPEAVADHYPGVDETLLHECRLLVLAMITAWRLDPADQLPDGQRLAAQWLGQLRALL
- the hrpA gene encoding ATP-dependent RNA helicase HrpA codes for the protein MASVHENPVSDLQTRVRGLATRDARRLQRRLDGARRVRDAARRTGALDEVAKAVASAEQRLADRAATVPVVRYPDLPVSQRRDDILAAIRDNQVVIVAGETGSGKTTQLPKMCLELGRGVRGTIGHTQPRRIAARAVAERIAEELGQELGESIGFKVRFTDRGGSDSLVKVMTDGILLAELQNDRDLLAYDTIIIDEAHERSLNIDFLLGYLKQLLPRRPDLKVVVTSATIDTERFSQHFDGAPVVEVSGRTFPVETRYRPLVESADDDDAEGTEPRDLMTAIGDAVQELSAEGPGDILVFLSGEREIRDAADALGKLDLRFTEILPLYARLSAAEQHRVFSSHTGRRVVLATNVAETSLTVPGIRYVVDPGTARISRYSSRLKVQRLPIEPVSQASANQRKGRCGRVEAGVCIRLYSEADFDSRPEFTDPEILRTNLASVILQMTALGLGEIERFPFVEPPDSRQVRDGVALLEELGALGPGEGSNRTLTDVGRRLAALPLDPRLGRMVLEAERNGCLREVMVVTAALSIQDPRERPVDKQQAADEKHARFADKESDFASILRLWDYVQEQQDALSSSAFRRLCRSEFLNYLRVREWQDVFSQLRQTARSIGLARNEEPADPQRVHLSLLAGLLSHLGLRDASTRDYQGARGARFALWPGSALARKQPQWVMAAELVETSRLFGRVAAKIEPEWAEKLAEHLVKRTYSEPHWSKDRAAVMAYERVLLYGLPLVAQRRVGYSKVDPQLCREMFIRHALVEGDWRTHHAFFEHNRSLLAEAGELEHRVRRRGLVVSDDELFDFYDTRVGKDVVSGRHFDSWWKKTKRDQPDLLTFTPEMLVSAPEGTDVGADYPDAWRQGDLVFPLTYSFEPGTADDGVTAQIPIAALNRVRADDFDWQVPGLREQVVTELIRSLPKAIRRSFVPAPNYAAAVLPRMVPRKEPLLDALERELESMAGVPLDRGDWDLSKLPGHLRMTFVVVDDKGKKLGEGKDLAALRAKLAPSVQATLSRAGSDLERSGLTDWPGGVIPGKTTEVLGGLKVEGFPSLVDEGATVALRVLSSAREQHDAMPLGTRRLLLLSIPSPVKPVVSGLSNSSKLVLARSPHGSVAALLDDCTVASVDELVRRHGGPAWDEPAFRRLRDAVRADLADTVLRALGDVEQALDAVREAESRLRRITSVALLPALSDVQRQLSDLVFNGFVTATGLSQLPHLPRYLRAVTRRLERLPDDPRADAVRMAQVARARQLYDDRVAKLPRERHGDPDVVAVRWMLEELRVSLFAQQLGTPTPVSEQRIAKAVAALRPSSPQG